TTGCCGGTGGATTTATCGTAAGCTTCTACCCTGAATTGCGAAAAATTTTGAATAACTTACCCCAGCTTTATACTGACAATGGTCCTATCAAGAACGTCGTCCTTTGTGGGTTGCTGTTATTTTTCGGCATAAAGATGACGGGGTTTACTATCTCGTTCGTTCTTATTTGTGCTATCATAGCCTTCGTGGCCAAAGATGCTGAAAATGAAGCTGCAGAGCACATCGAAGAAGCCGAGAGTAGTTCTGCTACCGAAGAGAAATCCAAGTCTAGTTCAACAGGAAATAAAAAGTAGATATTCCGTCTTTCTGAAAGGGCATCATTCATTTTCAGGGTGCCCTTTTTACTTTTTCGTTACACTCTCTTTTCGATCTAAAAGATGGTCTTTGCCCCATTTAAAGATATTTTGAGTTTTCTGAATAGAGCTTAGATAGAAGAAATGGGACTACCAAAGATCATAGCTGGAATCTTTTTGAACCATGCCAGAGTAAATAAGTCTATTTGCTTTACAATAAACCACCAAGAAATACAGAGGAACAACATCCCCATAAAAGCTTTAAGCGCAGACAGTAGGTAGATCACTTGAACTTGTGGAGCCATTCGGTTAATAATTCCTAAAAATAAATCTGACATTAACATAGCAAGAGTAGAAGGAGCACTAAGTTGAATGGTCATAATCAAGCATAGCTGGGCCATTTTGATCAAAGTTACCCAAAGAGGAGAATCTGGCATGAGAATATCTTTGGGTAGAAATTGTTCCAGGGGTAACACTTGCAGGGAATGTAATAACAAATCTATCACTATACGATAACCACCTACTAACCAAAATGTAATAGTTACTATGTAATGATATAGGATCCCTTGTGGAGAAGTCTGTTCTATGGATATTAAGGAGGTAGCGCCTTCCAGTCCTTGAATACCCTGTTGGTTAGAGACGAAGGAACCAGCAGATTGAGCGGCATAAAAGGGGAAAGATAAAACCAAGGCCATTACGCTACCTAGGAATACTTCTTTAACTAGTAGCACATAGAAGATGGAGTTTTCAAAAAGATCTACGCGACCTGTTTCAGCCAATAATTTGGGAAAAAGTAGTGCCAGCCAAGATATGGCGATACCTATTTTTATCGGGGAAGGGAATAGCTTCCCTCCCAAAAAAGGGACGATACCGAAAATTGGTAACAATCTAGCCAGTAGAAGAAGAAAAACACACCACACATGCTGAGCTGGGAACTGAAAAATGTAATCCAGGTATTCAGATTTCAGAGCTAAAGCAAGGTCCGGCAGAGTCATGCTCATAGCAGCTTCTCTTTACTTCCATTTATAGAAATTCTGGAAGATCTGAAAGGCAAATCGGTAGATAACGGTTCCTAACCATCCGCCAGAGACCATAAGTGTGCCGAAGATAACTACGAGCTTAATTGCAAAAGCAAAAGTCTGCTCCTGAATTTGCGTGGCAGCTTGAAAGATAGCCACCATAATCCCAACTATAGAAGCCAAGATAATTGGAGGAGCTGAGACGATTAAGATGAGTAGCAATGCTTGATATGAGTACTCAAACAAAACAGCTTTAAAACTTGTCGCTAGGAGCATGACAAAACCTTTATTTAAAACTAATCATGAGTCCCTGTAGTAACAAGGTCCACCCATCTACCATTACAATTAGCAATAGTTTTAATGGTAAGGATATTGATAGAGGAGAAAGCATCATCATTTGCATAGCCACTAAAACGTTTGCCGTTACCAAATCTATGACAAAGAAAGGTAAATAAATTAATACACCAATTTCGAACGCATTACGAATTTGTCCCATAATAAAGGCTGGGATGACAATGACAAAATCGTGCATGGAAAGTTTGGAACGTATCTCTTCAGGAAAAGTTTTTTGTGAAATTTTATAAAAACTTTGAATTTGTGTTTTGGGCGTATTACGTACCAGGAAGGAACGTAATGGTTCTTTAGATTTATTAAGAACTACAAAGACTGTTTCCGCTCCTTCAGCAGTGAAAAGGTTTCTAGATATGCTCTGTGAGTCTATTTCCTTTCGAGCGCTCTCATACATAGCCACTCCCGTGGGAAACATGACATATATGGAAAGAATGAGCGCTATCCCGTTCAATACCTGACTTGGAGGAGTCTGTTGAACTCCAAGTGCATTTCGCAGCAATACCAACGTGATGATAAT
This sequence is a window from Chlamydiifrater volucris. Protein-coding genes within it:
- a CDS encoding EscT/YscT/HrcT family type III secretion system export apparatus protein; protein product: MSMTLPDLALALKSEYLDYIFQFPAQHVWCVFLLLLARLLPIFGIVPFLGGKLFPSPIKIGIAISWLALLFPKLLAETGRVDLFENSIFYVLLVKEVFLGSVMALVLSFPFYAAQSAGSFVSNQQGIQGLEGATSLISIEQTSPQGILYHYIVTITFWLVGGYRIVIDLLLHSLQVLPLEQFLPKDILMPDSPLWVTLIKMAQLCLIMTIQLSAPSTLAMLMSDLFLGIINRMAPQVQVIYLLSALKAFMGMLFLCISWWFIVKQIDLFTLAWFKKIPAMIFGSPISSI
- the sctS gene encoding type III secretion system export apparatus subunit SctS, which translates into the protein MLLATSFKAVLFEYSYQALLLILIVSAPPIILASIVGIMVAIFQAATQIQEQTFAFAIKLVVIFGTLMVSGGWLGTVIYRFAFQIFQNFYKWK
- the sctR gene encoding type III secretion system export apparatus subunit SctR, giving the protein MQKFFRLLLTVLILGLPSVAKAESRSCSRSCSENYSCKLTPPPIPPAPVEEKKIQPCPAFRQQVVAQDVLPREGLSEGSFSDTYPDLTTQAVILVFLALSPFLVMLLTSYLKIIITLVLLRNALGVQQTPPSQVLNGIALILSIYVMFPTGVAMYESARKEIDSQSISRNLFTAEGAETVFVVLNKSKEPLRSFLVRNTPKTQIQSFYKISQKTFPEEIRSKLSMHDFVIVIPAFIMGQIRNAFEIGVLIYLPFFVIDLVTANVLVAMQMMMLSPLSISLPLKLLLIVMVDGWTLLLQGLMISFK